From Methylococcus capsulatus:
GCAAGCAGCCCATCGTTCCGCAGCCGGCCTCGTGGATTTTCCGCGCCGCCCCTTACATCGTGTTCGCCTCGACCGTGCTGGCCGCTTCCACCGTGCCCTTGGTGGCGGTCGATCTGCCCACGGCGCGCATCGCCGACGTCATCGTGCTGGTGGGTTTCTTTGCCTTGGGACGGACCTTCCAGGTGCTGGCCGGCATGGACATCGGCACGGCCTTCGGCGGAATGGGCTCGTCGCGGGAAATGACCATTTCCTCGCTGGCCGAACCGGCGATGCTGATGGCGGTGTTCACCCTGGCCATGAGCGCCCACACCACCAACCTGTCGCAGGCCATGAACTATGTGCTCGACACCGGCCTGGTGCTGCGCCCCTCTTTCGTCTTCGCCCTGGGCGGTTTGATGCTGGTGGCGATCGCCGAGACCGGGCGGATACCGGTGGACAACCCCGCGACCCATCTGGAGCTGACCATGATCCATGAAGCCATGATCCTGGAGTACAGCGGCCGCTGGCTGGCGCTCATCGAATGGGCCAGTCAGATCAAGCTGATGCTCTACGGTGTCCTCATCGCCAATATCTTCGTCCCCTGGGGGATCGCGCAGGCGCCGTCCCTGCCCATGCTCGGCTACGGGATCGCGGCGATCGCGCTGAAGCTCGCGGTTCTGGCGCTGCTGCTGGCCCTTTCGGAGGCCCTGTTCGCCAAGATGCGGATCTTCCGCGTGCAGGAATATCTTGGCTTTGCCTATCTGCTCAGTGTCCTGGGGATGTTGAGCCACATCATCCTGGAGGCGGCGCGCTGATGGCCATTACCGAACTAACCCTCTATCAACAGGCGATCCTGCTTTTGGCAGGATTGATCGCCCTGACCTCCTTCCTGATGCTGGGGCAATCGCGGCTGGTGCGTCTGGTCCTCGTGTTCGCCCTCCAGGGCCTGCTGCTGGCGGCGGCCACCGCACTGGCGGCCTCGGTGCTGGATTATCCCCACTTGTACGTCTCGGCGGCCCTGAGCCTGTTGTTGAAAGGCATCGTCATTCCGGTCCTGCTGCAACGCCTGATCCACCGCATGGGGCTGCATCGGGTCATGGACACCATCGACCACCCGGCGCGGGTGATGATGGCCGGAACGGCTTTGGTGGTGTTCAGTTATTACGTCAGCCTGCCGGTCGTCCAGCATTCCACCCTGGTCACGCTCAACGCCATCGCGGTCAGCCTCGCGGTG
This genomic window contains:
- a CDS encoding formate hydrogenlyase: MAITELTLYQQAILLLAGLIALTSFLMLGQSRLVRLVLVFALQGLLLAAATALAASVLDYPHLYVSAALSLLLKGIVIPVLLQRLIHRMGLHRVMDTIDHPARVMMAGTALVVFSYYVSLPVVQHSTLVTLNAIAVSLAVVLLGMLLMITRRQAVAHVVGFMSIENGLFFAAVVSTYGMPMVVELGVAFDVLVAAVVFGVFFFQIRSSIDSLNVDQLSKLTEADR
- a CDS encoding respiratory chain complex I subunit 1 family protein; translation: MVWLLAIVQTLLFIGAAPLLAGWTKRIKCRLQNRKAPSLFQPYRDLFKLYCKQPIVPQPASWIFRAAPYIVFASTVLAASTVPLVAVDLPTARIADVIVLVGFFALGRTFQVLAGMDIGTAFGGMGSSREMTISSLAEPAMLMAVFTLAMSAHTTNLSQAMNYVLDTGLVLRPSFVFALGGLMLVAIAETGRIPVDNPATHLELTMIHEAMILEYSGRWLALIEWASQIKLMLYGVLIANIFVPWGIAQAPSLPMLGYGIAAIALKLAVLALLLALSEALFAKMRIFRVQEYLGFAYLLSVLGMLSHIILEAAR